A region of Roseobacter litoralis Och 149 DNA encodes the following proteins:
- a CDS encoding methylated-DNA--[protein]-cysteine S-methyltransferase codes for MLICTVKTQFGRLILTEEDGALVSVNWGNAVREDASELLQRASLQISEYDHGTRQQFDLPLRIGGSAFQKAVCDAIYAIPFGDTCTYGDIAKALGVPAQAVGQACGANPIPIIIPCHRVMGAKGLTGFSGAGGVETKVALLRHEGAAGLLI; via the coding sequence ATGTTGATATGCACAGTGAAAACGCAATTTGGTCGCCTGATCCTGACGGAAGAGGACGGCGCACTTGTGTCCGTCAACTGGGGCAATGCTGTTCGCGAGGACGCATCTGAGCTCTTGCAGCGCGCCTCCTTGCAGATCTCAGAATATGATCACGGGACGCGACAGCAGTTCGATCTGCCTTTGCGCATCGGGGGCAGCGCGTTTCAAAAGGCGGTTTGTGACGCCATTTACGCCATTCCGTTTGGCGATACCTGCACCTACGGGGATATCGCCAAAGCGCTCGGCGTGCCTGCGCAGGCGGTCGGACAGGCCTGCGGGGCAAATCCGATCCCGATCATCATACCTTGCCACCGTGTGATGGGGGCCAAAGGGCTCACCGGGTTTTCCGGCGCAGGCGGGGTTGAGACCAAAGTGGCGCTGTTGCGCCACGAAGGAGCGGCGGGGTTGTTGATCTGA
- a CDS encoding primosomal protein N' yields the protein MLKPSIAVSAGACPLSLPQFYDCDALIAVLTTQPLGRTLDYRAPEGGCHLGAFVEVPLGPRKVLGVVWGPGQGDYERSKIRQAYRVLDAAPMREEMCLFLKRAADYTLTPLPAMLRLATRAPGLGDPPSMRKIYRRGSGEPDKMTAARRKVLAALAEYGDLAFTLKELAEMADVGTSVVKGLVAQGAVVEEDSPRDLPFPRLDPSRPGKALTADQAAGAAQLAQAVRSERYGTTLLRGVTGSGKTEVYLEAVAAALTAGRQALVLLPEIALTAEFLTRVQERFGARPAEWHSGATMTERRRIFRMVGQGEAQLVIGARSALFLPYQNLGLIVVDEEHDTSYKQEEGVLYNARDMAVLRASICGAQVVLASATPSLESWANAQAGKYAKLELTSRFGAAVMPEMRAIDMRVESLPSNRWVSDVLRKEVEARMARGEQSMLFINRRGYAPITLCRACGHQIGCDHCDARMVEHRFLKRLVCHQCGESKPMPTVCPSCNAEDRLAAVGPGVERLAEEATELFPDARIAALSSDMYGSARALKAEIEDIAAGGADIIIGTQLVAKGHNFPNLTLVGVIDADLGLQGSDLRAAERTFQLMRQVAGRAGRAEKAGAALLQTYQPEHPVIRAILAGDEDEFWAAEARERKAAGVPPYGRMAGIILSGPDVAMVFDAGNQLARQDAPLRAIGAQVFGPAPAPIARVRGRHRVRLLVKAEKSAPLQEALARWVAQLRIKGDLRVAVDIDPQSFY from the coding sequence ATGCTGAAACCCTCAATTGCCGTTTCAGCCGGAGCCTGCCCTTTGAGCCTGCCGCAATTTTACGATTGTGACGCGTTGATCGCTGTCCTGACGACCCAGCCTCTGGGCCGCACGCTGGATTATCGCGCTCCGGAAGGGGGGTGCCATCTGGGTGCTTTTGTCGAGGTGCCGCTTGGACCGCGCAAGGTGCTGGGTGTTGTCTGGGGGCCGGGGCAGGGGGATTATGAACGCTCCAAAATCCGTCAGGCCTACCGGGTGCTGGATGCCGCCCCCATGCGCGAAGAGATGTGTCTGTTTCTTAAACGCGCGGCGGATTACACGCTGACGCCGCTGCCTGCGATGCTGCGTCTTGCCACCCGCGCGCCGGGTCTGGGTGATCCGCCGTCGATGCGCAAGATCTACCGGCGTGGTTCGGGAGAACCTGACAAGATGACGGCGGCGCGGCGCAAAGTGTTGGCGGCCTTGGCGGAATACGGCGATTTGGCCTTCACGCTCAAGGAACTCGCCGAGATGGCCGATGTGGGTACGTCTGTGGTCAAAGGTCTGGTCGCACAGGGGGCTGTTGTCGAAGAAGACAGCCCGCGCGATCTGCCCTTTCCCCGTCTTGACCCCTCGCGCCCCGGTAAGGCACTGACAGCGGATCAGGCGGCGGGGGCGGCGCAATTGGCGCAGGCGGTCCGTTCAGAACGATATGGCACGACCCTGCTGCGCGGTGTCACGGGTTCGGGCAAGACCGAGGTTTATCTTGAGGCAGTCGCGGCGGCCCTGACGGCAGGCCGGCAAGCACTGGTGCTGCTGCCCGAGATCGCCCTGACCGCTGAATTCCTGACCCGGGTGCAGGAACGCTTTGGTGCGCGCCCTGCTGAATGGCATTCGGGGGCGACCATGACCGAACGCAGGCGTATCTTTCGTATGGTCGGTCAGGGTGAGGCGCAGCTTGTCATCGGCGCGCGGTCGGCGCTGTTTCTTCCCTATCAGAACCTTGGCCTGATCGTGGTCGATGAGGAACACGACACCTCCTACAAGCAGGAAGAGGGGGTTTTGTACAACGCGCGCGATATGGCGGTGCTGCGCGCGTCGATCTGCGGGGCGCAGGTCGTTCTTGCCTCTGCCACACCCTCGCTGGAAAGCTGGGCCAATGCGCAGGCAGGCAAATACGCAAAGCTGGAACTGACCTCGCGGTTCGGGGCCGCGGTGATGCCAGAAATGCGTGCCATTGATATGCGCGTTGAAAGCCTTCCGTCCAATCGTTGGGTCTCTGATGTGCTGCGCAAAGAGGTGGAGGCACGCATGGCGCGGGGGGAGCAGTCGATGCTGTTCATCAACCGGCGCGGCTATGCCCCGATCACGCTGTGTCGGGCCTGCGGCCATCAAATTGGCTGCGATCATTGCGACGCGCGCATGGTGGAGCACCGGTTTCTCAAGCGCCTTGTCTGTCATCAGTGCGGCGAAAGCAAACCGATGCCCACGGTCTGTCCGTCGTGCAATGCTGAAGACAGGCTGGCAGCGGTCGGGCCCGGTGTCGAGCGGCTGGCAGAAGAGGCGACAGAACTGTTCCCCGACGCCCGGATTGCCGCGCTCAGTTCGGACATGTATGGTTCTGCCCGCGCACTCAAGGCCGAGATTGAAGATATCGCGGCAGGCGGTGCTGACATCATCATCGGCACGCAGCTTGTGGCCAAGGGGCACAATTTTCCCAACCTGACGCTGGTCGGCGTGATTGATGCGGATCTGGGCCTGCAGGGATCTGATCTGCGCGCCGCCGAACGCACGTTTCAACTCATGCGGCAGGTCGCCGGTCGCGCCGGCCGCGCGGAAAAAGCGGGCGCTGCACTTTTGCAAACCTATCAACCCGAGCATCCTGTCATTCGCGCCATTCTGGCGGGGGACGAAGATGAATTCTGGGCAGCCGAGGCGCGCGAGCGCAAGGCCGCTGGCGTGCCGCCATACGGGCGCATGGCCGGTATTATCCTGAGCGGACCCGACGTGGCGATGGTCTTTGACGCAGGCAATCAACTGGCGCGGCAGGATGCGCCGTTGCGGGCCATCGGTGCGCAGGTTTTCGGGCCAGCACCCGCGCCGATTGCGCGCGTTCGCGGACGTCACAGGGTGCGGCTGCTTGTAAAGGCTGAGAAATCTGCCCCCTTGCAGGAGGCGCTTGCGCGTTGGGTGGCCCAATTGCGGATCAAAGGTGATTTACGTGTCGCCGTCGATATTGATCCACAGAGTTTTTATTAG
- a CDS encoding tyrosine recombinase XerC yields MSFISPAATDALQNWLAHQRAIKGAAENTLIAYQGDVIDFLSFITAHKGAPQGLGALADISVTDMRAWMAQTRETGVAARSLARKLSAVKAFYKWLALREGFEPTAVLSTRAPKFQKKLPRPLAPDAARNLIDAIEIQSQHPWVCARDVAVVTLLWGCGLRISEALSLAAADAPLPATLRITGKGGKERIVPVLPAARDAVDAYVRMCPHPQTAEAPLFRAVRGGPLRPGTIQKVMAAARMQLGLPATATPHAMRHSFATHLLNAGGDLRAIQELLGHASLSTTQAYTAVDTVRLMKVYDRTHPKA; encoded by the coding sequence GTGAGCTTTATCAGCCCTGCCGCCACTGATGCGCTGCAAAACTGGCTGGCGCATCAACGCGCGATCAAGGGTGCCGCGGAAAACACACTGATCGCCTATCAGGGCGATGTGATCGATTTTCTGTCCTTCATCACCGCACACAAGGGCGCACCGCAAGGTTTGGGCGCGCTGGCGGATATATCCGTGACCGACATGCGGGCGTGGATGGCGCAGACGCGCGAGACCGGTGTCGCTGCGCGCTCGCTGGCGCGAAAACTCTCGGCGGTGAAGGCGTTTTACAAATGGCTGGCCCTGCGCGAGGGCTTTGAACCCACGGCGGTTTTATCCACGCGCGCACCCAAGTTTCAAAAGAAACTGCCCCGCCCGTTGGCCCCGGATGCGGCGCGAAATCTGATCGACGCCATCGAAATCCAGTCCCAGCACCCTTGGGTCTGCGCGCGCGACGTGGCGGTCGTGACCCTGTTGTGGGGCTGCGGGTTGCGTATTTCCGAAGCGCTCTCGCTCGCCGCAGCAGACGCGCCCCTGCCCGCCACGCTGCGCATTACCGGCAAAGGCGGCAAGGAACGTATTGTGCCCGTATTACCCGCCGCGCGCGACGCGGTGGACGCATATGTCAGGATGTGCCCACACCCGCAGACCGCTGAAGCCCCGCTGTTTCGGGCGGTGCGCGGCGGGCCCTTGCGCCCCGGTACGATCCAAAAGGTCATGGCCGCCGCGCGGATGCAACTGGGTTTGCCCGCCACCGCGACACCGCATGCGATGCGCCACTCCTTTGCAACCCACCTGTTGAACGCGGGCGGTGATCTGCGCGCCATTCAGGAACTGTTGGGCCATGCCTCCCTGTCCACAACGCAAGCCTATACAGCCGTCGATACCGTGCGCCTGATGAAGGTTTATGACCGCACCCACCCCAAAGCATGA
- the ileS gene encoding isoleucine--tRNA ligase codes for MCADTTDTTAAPDYKSTLNLPKTDFPMRAGLPKREPEWLARWERIGIYDRLREKALAGTGEKGKPTRTPFTLHDGPPYANGHLHIGHALNKTLKDMVVRSQQMMGHDARYIPGWDCHGLPIEWKIEEQYRAKGRDKDDVDIVDFRQECRKFAEGWVGIQREEFKRLGITGKWENPYLTMDFHAERVIAEEFQKFLMNGTLYQGSKPVMWSPVEKTALAEAEVEYHDRQTDAIWVKFAVSSTSKPEGAWVADDNEAVSHTGNEIARRDDLAKAFSDASVVIFTTTPWTIPQNRAICFGPGISYGLYEVTETPEECWVSVGDRYLMADALAQEALAAARLQPGMYKRLDDVSADELRGLTCAHPLRGLDGAAGEWDFDVPMLPGDHVTDDTGTGFVHTAPSHGDDDYAIGVKNNLPMTYNILDDSSFRADLPFFAGQQVVKPNGKPGGASKAVIEKLKEVSALIATKRITISDAHSWRSKAPVIRLNRPQWFAAIDRKMGDGNDQYGDTIRKRALTSIDELVTWTPQTGRNRLYSMIEARPDWVLSRQRAWGVPLTCFVKKGAKHDDPDFLLRNDAVNARILEAFEAEGADAWYKDGAKERFLGDSVNPDDYDQVMDILDVWFDSGSTHAFTLRDRADGSEDGLADLYLEGTDQHRGWFHSSMLQACGTMGRAPYRAVLTHGFTLDEKGMKMSKSLGNTVAPEKIIQQYGADILRLWVAQADYTVDLRIGPEILKGVADSYRRLRNTMRYMLGSLSDFSENDRTAPEDMPELERWVLHRLAELDKTVRDGYAAYDFQGVFQAVFTFATVDLSAFYFDIRKDALYCDGDTLQRRAARTVLDILFHRLTTWLAPVLVFTMEEVWLQRFGDEDSSVHLQDFPDTPGDWLDPDLAAKWSGVRSARRVVTAALEVERTNKVIGASLEAAPTVYVSDADARAALESLPLEDICITSQITLTGDTPPEGAFRLPETDGVAVVFQKADGGKCARCWKILPDVGSHSHADVCGRCDSAMS; via the coding sequence ATGTGCGCCGACACGACTGACACGACAGCCGCCCCTGACTATAAATCCACCCTGAACCTGCCCAAGACGGATTTTCCGATGCGCGCAGGTCTGCCCAAGCGCGAACCCGAATGGCTGGCCCGCTGGGAACGGATCGGGATTTACGACCGGCTGCGCGAAAAAGCCCTCGCCGGGACGGGCGAAAAAGGAAAACCCACGCGCACGCCCTTTACGCTGCACGACGGGCCGCCCTATGCCAACGGCCATCTGCACATCGGGCACGCGCTGAACAAGACGCTCAAGGATATGGTGGTGCGCAGCCAGCAAATGATGGGCCATGACGCGCGCTATATCCCCGGCTGGGATTGCCACGGTCTGCCCATCGAGTGGAAGATCGAAGAGCAATACCGCGCCAAGGGCCGCGACAAGGACGACGTGGATATCGTCGACTTCCGTCAGGAATGCCGCAAGTTTGCCGAAGGCTGGGTGGGCATCCAACGCGAGGAATTCAAACGCCTCGGCATCACGGGTAAATGGGAAAACCCTTACCTCACGATGGATTTTCACGCCGAACGGGTGATCGCCGAAGAGTTCCAGAAGTTCCTGATGAACGGCACGCTCTATCAAGGCTCCAAACCCGTGATGTGGTCGCCGGTAGAGAAAACAGCGCTGGCCGAGGCCGAAGTCGAATACCATGACCGCCAGACGGATGCGATCTGGGTGAAGTTTGCTGTCAGTTCGACCTCCAAACCCGAGGGCGCGTGGGTGGCGGACGACAATGAAGCGGTGAGTCACACAGGGAACGAGATTGCCCGACGGGACGATTTAGCCAAGGCTTTCTCAGACGCGTCCGTCGTTATCTTCACAACAACCCCTTGGACAATTCCGCAAAACCGGGCGATCTGTTTCGGGCCGGGTATTTCATACGGCCTCTACGAGGTGACGGAAACGCCGGAGGAGTGTTGGGTGTCGGTGGGCGACCGCTACCTAATGGCTGACGCGTTGGCTCAAGAAGCACTGGCTGCCGCGCGGCTCCAGCCCGGTATGTACAAGCGTTTGGACGACGTATCTGCCGATGAGTTACGTGGGCTAACCTGTGCACATCCGCTGCGCGGCCTCGACGGCGCGGCAGGCGAATGGGATTTCGATGTGCCGATGTTGCCGGGCGATCATGTCACCGACGACACTGGGACAGGCTTTGTGCATACGGCCCCCAGTCACGGCGATGACGACTATGCCATCGGGGTCAAGAATAACCTGCCGATGACGTATAACATCCTTGATGACAGTTCGTTCCGCGCCGATCTGCCGTTTTTCGCAGGTCAGCAGGTCGTCAAACCGAATGGCAAGCCGGGTGGGGCCAGTAAAGCCGTGATCGAAAAACTCAAAGAGGTCAGCGCGCTGATCGCCACCAAACGCATCACGATCTCGGACGCACATTCGTGGCGCTCCAAGGCGCCGGTGATCCGTCTGAACCGGCCCCAGTGGTTTGCTGCAATCGACCGCAAGATGGGTGATGGCAACGACCAATATGGCGACACGATCCGCAAGCGCGCGCTGACCTCCATCGACGAACTCGTCACCTGGACGCCGCAAACCGGGCGCAACCGGCTTTATTCCATGATCGAAGCACGGCCCGATTGGGTGCTGTCACGCCAGCGCGCCTGGGGCGTGCCGCTGACCTGTTTTGTGAAAAAGGGGGCCAAACATGATGATCCTGATTTCCTGCTGCGCAATGACGCTGTAAACGCCCGCATCCTTGAAGCCTTCGAGGCGGAAGGCGCGGATGCGTGGTATAAAGACGGGGCCAAGGAACGCTTCCTCGGGGATAGCGTGAACCCGGATGACTACGATCAGGTCATGGATATTCTGGATGTGTGGTTTGATTCCGGCTCCACTCACGCCTTTACGCTGCGCGACCGCGCGGATGGCTCTGAGGATGGCCTCGCCGATCTTTACCTCGAAGGGACCGACCAGCACCGCGGCTGGTTCCATTCATCAATGTTGCAGGCCTGCGGCACGATGGGGCGCGCGCCTTATCGCGCGGTGCTGACGCATGGGTTCACGCTGGACGAAAAGGGCATGAAGATGTCCAAATCGCTGGGCAATACGGTAGCCCCAGAAAAGATCATCCAGCAATATGGTGCGGATATCCTGCGACTTTGGGTGGCACAGGCGGATTATACGGTCGATCTGCGTATCGGGCCGGAAATTCTGAAAGGCGTGGCGGACAGCTATCGGCGGTTGCGCAATACCATGCGCTATATGCTCGGATCTCTGTCAGATTTCAGCGAAAATGACCGCACCGCCCCCGAAGATATGCCCGAGTTGGAGCGTTGGGTGCTGCACCGTCTTGCTGAGCTGGATAAAACCGTCCGGGATGGGTATGCGGCCTATGATTTTCAGGGTGTTTTTCAGGCGGTCTTTACCTTTGCGACGGTCGATTTGTCGGCGTTTTATTTCGATATCCGCAAGGATGCGCTGTATTGCGACGGTGACACATTGCAACGGCGTGCGGCGCGGACAGTGCTGGATATCCTGTTCCATCGTCTGACCACATGGCTCGCGCCGGTTCTGGTCTTCACTATGGAGGAGGTCTGGCTGCAGCGCTTCGGGGATGAGGACAGTTCGGTGCACTTGCAGGACTTCCCGGACACGCCGGGTGATTGGCTGGATCCTGACCTTGCCGCGAAATGGTCCGGGGTGCGCAGCGCGCGCCGCGTCGTCACGGCTGCGCTGGAAGTCGAGCGCACCAATAAGGTGATCGGCGCATCGCTGGAAGCGGCCCCGACCGTCTACGTCAGTGACGCCGACGCGCGCGCCGCGCTGGAAAGCCTGCCTCTTGAAGACATCTGCATCACCTCGCAAATCACTCTGACGGGGGATACGCCACCAGAGGGGGCTTTTCGCTTGCCGGAAACCGACGGCGTAGCGGTTGTGTTCCAAAAGGCGGATGGTGGAAAATGTGCGCGCTGCTGGAAAATTCTGCCGGATGTAGGCAGTCACAGCCACGCAGATGTTTGCGGGCGCTGCGATAGTGCAATGAGTTGA
- a CDS encoding MATE family efflux transporter — protein MSEGRFLTGSTMGHVVRMTATGAFGITFVFLVDAANLVWIAQLGDPRLVAAIGFAFAIQFFSVSSGVGLMIASTAMVSRSIGEGNREKARTQAGAAMVTAAVIQAVVATLVIVLRHDLLALAGATGETAAMAARYLLITMPSLVLMAIGLIASGVLRAEGFGAKAMYITLLSGALLMVIDPVLIIWLGWGLDGAAIGLLLFRVALMLLGLYFAAWQNKLIARPDLTALRTVLPVYLAIAVPAIATQMATPVGNYLLTMIMAPFGDDAVAAWAVVGRLTVVVFGGIFALSGAIGGIFGQNYGAGYYARLRSTYRDALIFCLMYTLTMWLALFWATPYVSALFGLTGQGADVLRAFSIVGVGGFIFVGPLFVCNAAFNSLGKPARSTLLNWSKEAAIGWPAAALLAIYFGASGVIYGQALASMLVGTLACFWGWRYVAGLEGARKRALDVAALRPYPNPDRYRRR, from the coding sequence ATGAGCGAAGGTCGGTTCCTCACGGGATCGACGATGGGGCATGTTGTGCGCATGACGGCCACAGGGGCCTTTGGCATTACGTTCGTTTTTCTTGTGGATGCGGCCAATCTGGTCTGGATTGCGCAACTGGGAGACCCCAGACTCGTTGCGGCCATCGGGTTTGCCTTTGCGATCCAGTTCTTTTCGGTGTCCTCGGGCGTGGGGTTGATGATCGCGTCCACCGCCATGGTGTCGCGCAGCATCGGAGAGGGGAACCGCGAAAAGGCGCGGACGCAGGCGGGGGCGGCCATGGTCACGGCGGCGGTCATTCAGGCCGTTGTGGCCACGCTGGTCATCGTGCTTCGGCACGATTTGCTGGCGCTGGCAGGGGCCACTGGTGAAACGGCGGCCATGGCCGCGCGGTATCTGCTGATCACAATGCCCTCGCTGGTGCTGATGGCCATCGGATTGATTGCATCGGGCGTGCTGCGCGCCGAAGGGTTCGGGGCCAAGGCGATGTATATCACCCTGCTTTCGGGGGCTTTGCTGATGGTAATCGACCCGGTGCTGATCATCTGGTTGGGCTGGGGGCTTGATGGTGCGGCAATTGGTCTGTTGCTGTTTCGGGTGGCCTTGATGCTTCTGGGGCTCTATTTTGCCGCATGGCAAAACAAGCTGATTGCGCGGCCTGATCTGACGGCGTTGCGCACCGTTTTGCCCGTATACCTTGCCATCGCCGTGCCCGCCATCGCCACCCAGATGGCCACACCCGTCGGAAACTATTTGCTGACCATGATCATGGCCCCTTTCGGGGATGACGCTGTGGCAGCATGGGCGGTCGTCGGGCGGCTTACCGTTGTGGTTTTTGGCGGTATCTTTGCATTGTCTGGCGCGATCGGTGGTATCTTTGGCCAGAATTACGGTGCGGGGTATTACGCACGGCTTCGCTCGACCTATCGCGACGCGTTGATTTTCTGCCTGATGTATACGCTGACAATGTGGTTGGCTCTTTTCTGGGCAACGCCTTACGTCAGCGCGCTCTTCGGGTTGACCGGGCAGGGTGCGGACGTATTGCGCGCCTTCAGTATCGTAGGGGTCGGCGGGTTTATCTTTGTGGGTCCGCTGTTTGTGTGCAATGCCGCCTTTAACAGCCTTGGCAAGCCAGCCCGCTCCACGCTGCTGAACTGGTCCAAGGAAGCAGCAATCGGATGGCCGGCGGCAGCGCTTCTCGCCATCTATTTCGGGGCGTCGGGTGTGATCTACGGGCAGGCTCTGGCCAGCATGCTGGTTGGAACGCTGGCCTGTTTTTGGGGATGGCGATACGTCGCGGGGCTGGAAGGGGCGCGCAAACGGGCGCTTGACGTCGCAGCGCTGCGGCCCTACCCGAACCCTGATCGATACCGGAGACGCTGA
- a CDS encoding MFS transporter, with product MARYVPLADAHHLPLWRRPIALLFLMAFAMPIAFNTWSALLNNFVIEAADFDGSDIGLLHTVREIPGFLAVGVIAIIIFMREQVLGLVSLILLGVATAVTAWFPSMGGILAITMLSSIGFHYYETVNQSLQLQWLSKQEAPRILGWLLAAGSGATLLAYLAIMALWDTLGLSYNTVYMAGGGITVALAVFAMLAYPQFEAPNPQIKKMVLRKRYWLYYALQFMSGARRQIFVVFAGFMMVEKFGYDVHEITLLYLINLVINIMVAPLLGRAVGYFGERRTLGFEYIGLVLVFLCYGGVYYFSWGVAVAATLYVLDHIFFGLALALKTYFQKIADPGDIAPTAAVAFTINHIAAVFLPVSFGLLWLWSPAAVFFLAAVMAAVSFALAMMIPRHPEKGFETIFARGIPAPAE from the coding sequence ATGGCCCGCTATGTTCCCCTTGCAGATGCACACCATCTACCGCTGTGGCGACGGCCGATCGCCTTGCTGTTCCTGATGGCCTTTGCGATGCCGATTGCGTTCAATACGTGGTCTGCATTGCTGAACAACTTTGTGATTGAAGCCGCCGATTTCGATGGTTCGGATATCGGGCTTTTGCACACGGTCCGCGAGATTCCGGGATTTCTGGCGGTTGGGGTCATCGCGATCATCATTTTCATGCGCGAGCAGGTGCTGGGCCTTGTTTCGTTGATCTTGCTCGGCGTTGCCACTGCGGTTACCGCATGGTTCCCTTCCATGGGCGGCATTCTGGCCATCACCATGCTGAGTTCGATCGGCTTTCACTATTACGAGACCGTCAATCAATCCCTGCAACTGCAATGGCTGAGCAAACAGGAAGCGCCGCGTATCCTCGGCTGGCTGCTCGCGGCAGGATCAGGGGCGACTTTGCTTGCCTATCTGGCGATCATGGCGCTGTGGGATACATTGGGTCTGTCCTACAATACAGTCTATATGGCGGGCGGCGGCATTACCGTCGCTTTGGCCGTCTTCGCGATGCTGGCCTATCCGCAGTTTGAAGCGCCTAATCCGCAGATCAAGAAAATGGTGCTGCGCAAACGATACTGGCTCTATTACGCGCTGCAGTTCATGTCGGGGGCGCGGCGTCAGATTTTTGTGGTTTTTGCGGGTTTCATGATGGTCGAAAAATTCGGCTATGATGTACATGAAATCACGCTGCTGTACCTTATCAACCTTGTGATCAACATAATGGTCGCCCCTTTGCTGGGCCGTGCGGTGGGTTATTTTGGCGAACGGCGCACGCTTGGGTTTGAATACATCGGTCTGGTGCTGGTGTTTCTGTGTTATGGCGGCGTTTATTATTTCAGCTGGGGCGTGGCAGTGGCGGCGACGCTTTATGTGCTGGATCATATCTTCTTTGGTCTGGCGCTGGCGCTGAAAACCTACTTTCAGAAAATCGCAGATCCCGGTGATATCGCGCCGACTGCAGCTGTTGCCTTTACCATCAACCATATCGCGGCGGTCTTTCTGCCGGTGTCTTTTGGTCTGCTGTGGCTATGGTCCCCGGCGGCGGTGTTCTTTCTTGCGGCGGTCATGGCGGCGGTGTCCTTTGCCCTTGCCATGATGATCCCGCGCCATCCCGAAAAAGGGTTTGAAACCATTTTCGCGCGTGGCATCCCCGCACCGGCAGAATGA
- a CDS encoding DUF484 family protein produces the protein MTSTPKIEDALRAKIIATPDVILDDKDVMRALVAANEKIMGDNIVDLRGIAMDRLESRLDRLEDTHRSVIAAAYENVAGTNQIHRAILRILEADSLTDLLAHLQSDVAETLRVDAIRLVLESDQNDDPMATENGKMRKAPGYMDAYVTQGRGGISRQVTLRRVDHGDADVFGQDAEQIRSEACLKLDLGADRLPGLLVLGSKDAEMFGPQQGTDLLVFFTGVMERVLRRWIT, from the coding sequence ATGACCAGCACTCCGAAAATCGAAGACGCATTGCGCGCAAAGATCATCGCCACTCCCGATGTAATTCTGGACGACAAGGACGTGATGCGCGCCCTTGTTGCCGCCAACGAAAAGATCATGGGCGACAATATTGTCGATCTGCGCGGCATCGCGATGGACCGTTTGGAAAGCCGCCTTGACCGGTTGGAAGACACCCATCGTTCCGTGATCGCGGCGGCCTATGAAAACGTTGCGGGAACGAACCAGATACACCGCGCGATCCTGCGGATTCTCGAGGCCGACAGCCTGACGGACCTGCTTGCACATCTGCAAAGCGATGTTGCCGAAACGCTGCGGGTTGATGCGATCCGGCTGGTTCTGGAAAGCGATCAGAACGACGACCCTATGGCCACTGAAAACGGCAAGATGCGCAAGGCTCCGGGCTATATGGATGCCTATGTCACCCAAGGGCGCGGCGGCATTTCACGGCAGGTGACGTTGCGCCGCGTGGATCATGGCGATGCTGATGTTTTTGGACAGGACGCAGAGCAGATCCGCTCGGAGGCCTGTCTTAAACTTGATTTGGGCGCAGACAGACTGCCCGGTCTGCTGGTTCTGGGCTCAAAGGACGCCGAGATGTTCGGACCGCAGCAAGGCACGGATTTACTTGTGTTTTTCACGGGCGTGATGGAAAGGGTCCTGCGCCGCTGGATCACGTGA
- the fsa gene encoding fructose-6-phosphate aldolase, producing MKFFVDTADTQAIADLNDLGMVDGVTTNPSLILKSGRDIIEVTKEICGIVSGPVSAEVVALEADAMIAEGRKLAEIAENITVKLPLTWDGLKACKTLSDEGKMVNVTLCFSANQALLAAKAGASFISPFIGRLDDMSLDGCELIEDIRTIYDNYGFATEILAASIRTINHVQQVALIGADVMTAPPEVIHKLAFHPLTDKGLQQFMSDWEKTGQKIL from the coding sequence ATGAAGTTCTTCGTCGATACCGCCGACACGCAGGCCATTGCAGACCTCAACGATCTGGGCATGGTCGATGGCGTCACCACGAACCCCTCGCTGATCCTGAAATCGGGACGTGACATCATTGAGGTGACAAAGGAAATCTGCGGCATCGTCTCAGGCCCGGTCAGCGCCGAAGTGGTCGCCCTTGAGGCAGATGCAATGATCGCCGAAGGGCGCAAGCTTGCCGAGATCGCCGAGAACATCACCGTCAAACTGCCCCTGACGTGGGACGGCCTCAAGGCGTGTAAGACACTGTCGGATGAGGGTAAAATGGTCAATGTGACCCTCTGCTTTTCGGCCAATCAGGCGCTTTTGGCGGCCAAGGCCGGTGCATCCTTCATCAGCCCGTTCATCGGGCGGCTGGATGACATGAGCCTTGATGGATGCGAATTGATCGAGGACATCCGCACGATCTATGACAACTACGGGTTTGCGACTGAAATCCTCGCGGCCTCCATCCGTACCATCAACCATGTCCAGCAAGTCGCGCTTATTGGTGCCGATGTAATGACGGCCCCCCCTGAGGTGATCCATAAACTGGCGTTTCACCCGCTGACCGACAAGGGCTTGCAACAGTTCATGTCGGACTGGGAAAAAACCGGTCAGAAGATCCTGTAA